One Candidatus Omnitrophota bacterium genomic region harbors:
- a CDS encoding S8/S53 family peptidase translates to MKKRGFFISIVFLCLVASSSAFAENQQSSTEAYLQELQSQGKERVIVIFKDDAVVDPSLVEKYNGTIIRAFSTSKALVCEIPQENIELIKQEETIKGVTPDILMELPEGGKERDPEELALFNRFKKEYFQRIKGEYRITIKQMRREYLTSLRELFMKRKTIIRYAKLLDNYRRKGRTKTPAYYTLVAKRNKLLREYYAEFRRLLGEYRSKLSVAKDVYAQTLSGWREEVDEMVALSYTGTVTVRWNNLEAGLNSQAAWDNYNLDGTGIKIAIIDMGVNYTLENLNDHYLGGYDFVYNDTDPMPHLDQTEDHGTGVASIAVGEGVNQIVGVAYNASYYSVRIGESDAQGFLLTNLISGIEWASTEPHKADIISMSVGSVEGGIGWEQLKTLMENACNNAYNNGVILVAASGNDGGINSNYPARFDNVISAGGHAEDQTLLDRWIGQNHIVSNGGADIVAPAERVYVVGADNSVWLASGTSAAAPHVAGLLALQLQYARQHNIDVNNGYLWESIKHSAKDMPLITDPNYEGSGKIWAAETNPPPPAPNKGSVDLMSSSIWPFDVDFEYLNYIFLDQGLYPAYYIGTNMYQDITLTNLTDIEGNTPETIENLNVTTIQKYCDTGEILPGSPTENFASYEPITLSDGTNIILQDTYYIPWAARPGLYKVVLDLEFKFAGNNRLMKITDNEASIWCPPAIINEGFPEQ, encoded by the coding sequence ATGAAAAAAAGGGGATTTTTCATTTCTATAGTATTTTTATGCCTAGTTGCTTCTTCGTCCGCATTTGCTGAGAACCAACAATCTTCCACAGAAGCATATCTTCAAGAACTCCAAAGCCAAGGGAAAGAAAGAGTAATTGTAATATTTAAAGATGATGCAGTAGTAGATCCTTCGTTGGTTGAGAAATATAACGGCACTATAATCCGCGCATTTAGCACTTCAAAAGCCCTTGTATGTGAAATCCCGCAGGAAAATATAGAATTGATCAAACAGGAAGAAACTATAAAAGGGGTAACCCCTGATATACTGATGGAATTGCCTGAGGGCGGCAAAGAGCGCGATCCCGAAGAGCTTGCACTATTCAATCGTTTTAAGAAAGAATACTTCCAAAGAATAAAAGGAGAATATCGCATTACCATTAAACAGATGCGCCGGGAATACCTGACATCACTTCGCGAACTTTTCATGAAAAGGAAAACGATCATTCGCTACGCTAAACTCTTGGATAATTATCGACGCAAGGGCAGGACAAAAACACCCGCATATTACACTCTCGTTGCAAAGCGCAACAAGCTCTTGAGGGAATATTACGCGGAATTTCGACGCTTACTTGGTGAATATCGCTCAAAGCTTAGTGTTGCAAAAGACGTCTATGCTCAAACCTTAAGTGGTTGGCGGGAAGAAGTGGATGAAATGGTGGCTCTTTCATACACTGGAACTGTAACTGTCAGGTGGAATAACTTGGAAGCAGGGCTAAACTCCCAAGCTGCGTGGGATAATTATAACCTTGACGGGACAGGCATTAAGATAGCAATAATTGACATGGGTGTAAATTATACCCTTGAAAATTTAAATGATCACTATTTAGGCGGGTATGACTTTGTCTATAATGATACCGATCCGATGCCTCATTTAGATCAAACAGAAGACCACGGAACTGGTGTTGCTTCTATCGCCGTAGGCGAAGGTGTAAATCAGATTGTTGGTGTTGCGTATAACGCGAGTTATTATTCTGTTAGGATAGGAGAGAGTGATGCGCAAGGGTTCTTATTGACTAATCTTATTTCCGGCATAGAATGGGCAAGTACAGAGCCGCATAAAGCTGATATCATATCGATGAGTGTCGGAAGTGTCGAAGGTGGAATTGGCTGGGAGCAACTAAAGACACTGATGGAGAACGCGTGTAATAATGCATACAATAATGGAGTAATTCTTGTGGCTGCTTCAGGCAATGACGGCGGTATTAATTCAAACTATCCAGCAAGGTTTGACAATGTAATCTCCGCAGGCGGACATGCTGAAGATCAAACGCTTTTGGACCGTTGGATAGGTCAAAATCATATTGTGTCGAATGGTGGCGCGGACATAGTTGCACCCGCGGAGCGGGTTTATGTAGTAGGCGCTGATAATTCAGTATGGTTGGCCTCTGGAACATCTGCTGCAGCTCCTCACGTAGCGGGATTGCTTGCCCTCCAACTCCAGTATGCTCGACAACATAACATTGACGTGAATAACGGCTACCTTTGGGAATCAATAAAGCACTCCGCAAAAGATATGCCGTTAATTACAGATCCTAACTACGAAGGCAGTGGCAAAATATGGGCCGCGGAGACTAATCCTCCTCCGCCAGCACCTAATAAAGGATCAGTTGATCTTATGTCATCATCAATATGGCCCTTTGATGTTGACTTTGAATATCTGAATTACATTTTCCTTGACCAAGGTCTATATCCTGCCTACTACATCGGCACAAATATGTATCAGGACATCACTCTGACAAACTTGACTGATATAGAAGGCAATACCCCTGAAACCATCGAGAACTTAAACGTCACAACCATCCAGAAATATTGCGACACCGGTGAAATTCTGCCCGGCAGCCCAACAGAGAACTTCGCATCTTACGAGCCGATAACTCTAAGTGACGGAACAAATATCATTCTTCAAGATACGTATTACATTCCATGGGCTGCTCGTCCGGGCCTATATAAAGTGGTATTGGATCTCGAGTTTAAATTCGCGGGCAATAACCGGCTAATGAAGATTACCGACAACGAAGCAAGTATCTGGTGTCCGCCCGCCATAATAAACGAGGGCTTTCCGGAACAGTAG
- a CDS encoding CHASE2 domain-containing protein: MRLRLDFHKLNKKDFVPTKIALAGLLIITLYALVVACQLLIPPFLSAKTKFMDLFFKPRLAFNAHYRPDYPKESAVVMIAVDDESLLRTEGDIVSHPVFMAGTIEGISKCKPKIIVVDIAPVFNPKNPHAQRGVLIETIKKTGNVLMAYLVKDTGPMIMDDEIIKACMDYGRADVMANSGNDAVRTVIPPTFEPEWSIQKMPLPITAALIYRDMQTKTFALNKSARTMYFFSKEDSIKVPLNMHNQIPINYLYTMDQMPVIPAWKFLKGDFKTDLLQGKIALLTSTSQARPDQHNSPIGRVPGGLIFANIINSFVYSYFLIETPTRVHFAILFVASVILGLLFYKNTVGNGALILFAAIVIYVATSFVLLLYNVMWNAFDVIVLAIILYESILIHKARIWELENKLYKGKED; this comes from the coding sequence ATGCGGTTGAGGCTAGATTTTCATAAATTGAATAAAAAAGATTTCGTTCCGACGAAGATCGCATTGGCAGGACTGCTAATCATAACTCTATATGCGCTTGTTGTCGCTTGTCAACTTCTTATCCCGCCGTTTCTATCTGCAAAGACGAAATTCATGGACCTCTTTTTTAAGCCAAGGCTCGCCTTCAATGCCCATTACAGGCCAGACTATCCTAAGGAAAGCGCAGTAGTTATGATTGCCGTAGATGACGAATCATTGCTAAGAACCGAGGGGGATATTGTTTCTCATCCTGTATTTATGGCGGGCACCATAGAGGGTATTTCGAAATGTAAGCCTAAAATTATTGTGGTCGATATAGCTCCTGTATTTAATCCCAAGAATCCTCACGCTCAGAGAGGCGTCCTGATAGAGACGATTAAAAAAACCGGTAATGTGCTTATGGCTTACCTGGTCAAAGATACCGGCCCCATGATAATGGATGATGAAATAATAAAGGCATGCATGGACTACGGTCGTGCCGATGTCATGGCGAATTCAGGCAATGATGCGGTAAGAACAGTTATCCCTCCGACGTTCGAGCCGGAGTGGTCAATTCAGAAGATGCCGCTTCCTATAACGGCAGCCTTGATATATCGGGATATGCAGACAAAGACGTTCGCTTTAAATAAATCGGCACGCACTATGTATTTTTTCTCGAAAGAGGATTCAATAAAAGTTCCGCTAAATATGCATAACCAGATACCCATTAATTACCTTTACACTATGGATCAGATGCCTGTTATCCCTGCTTGGAAGTTTCTCAAAGGGGATTTTAAAACGGATTTACTTCAAGGCAAAATCGCGCTTTTGACTTCTACCTCGCAGGCCAGGCCCGATCAGCACAATAGCCCTATAGGCAGAGTACCGGGCGGCCTGATCTTCGCAAACATAATCAATTCTTTTGTGTATTCGTATTTTCTTATTGAGACACCGACTAGGGTGCATTTTGCCATATTATTCGTGGCAAGCGTTATTCTAGGACTCCTATTTTATAAAAATACAGTAGGTAACGGGGCCTTAATACTTTTTGCGGCCATTGTCATTTATGTGGCAACTTCTTTTGTATTACTCCTCTATAACGTAATGTGGAATGCCTTTGATGTCATAGTGCTTGCGATTATACTCTATGAGTCTATCCTGATTCATAAAGCCAGGATCTGGGAACTCGAGAATAAGCTCTATAAAGGTAAAGAAGATTAA